One genomic segment of Arthrobacter sp. zg-Y1110 includes these proteins:
- a CDS encoding peptidoglycan-binding protein, with product MSVHGESLRRLDASRRVVALREALLRAGVTLSYLAPDAVNDPTIFDDHVDAAVRAFQQSRGLIVDGVAGPDTQRALSEAQFRFGDRTLNYVEGGQLRGDDVAELQRHLSHLGFYYGHIDGSFGVRTRYAVAELQQNLGLPGTGVCDADTMRSMSRVNRAISPSQAFALRDYERLDRSTAALRGRVISVNIGRARLVSPHGVERLSGEPLTELLVTTDIAGRVERILREFGARLVPQQSGAATESGSRQNVPSLNLDIHCDWLDQQAASGMAAYYWGLPGTGEARSPIGHRAAVLLLKELGARTDLDNLGVHARTWDTLKVPGVPSVGLDLGYLSNAHDAERLADPVFRQTVADSIVIGIQRLYLLEEEDQPTGTLALDDVLKFNPTEEPATRRVSGL from the coding sequence ATGAGTGTGCATGGTGAAAGCCTGCGGAGGCTGGATGCCAGCCGGCGTGTGGTGGCGCTTCGTGAAGCGTTGCTGCGCGCCGGTGTCACCCTGTCCTACCTGGCACCGGACGCCGTAAACGATCCGACCATTTTCGATGACCACGTTGACGCTGCGGTCCGCGCCTTCCAGCAGAGCCGAGGCCTGATTGTCGACGGCGTTGCCGGCCCGGACACCCAGCGGGCTTTGTCCGAAGCGCAGTTCCGCTTTGGGGACCGGACGCTGAACTATGTTGAGGGCGGTCAGCTGCGGGGCGACGACGTCGCCGAGCTCCAGCGTCACCTGTCCCATCTGGGGTTCTACTACGGTCACATCGACGGGAGTTTCGGGGTGCGTACCCGCTACGCAGTGGCCGAGCTGCAGCAGAACCTCGGGCTGCCCGGCACCGGTGTGTGCGACGCCGACACCATGCGGTCCATGTCCCGGGTGAACCGCGCCATTTCGCCCAGCCAGGCTTTCGCCCTGCGCGACTACGAACGGCTGGACCGCTCCACCGCGGCCCTGCGCGGACGCGTTATTTCCGTGAACATCGGCCGCGCGCGGCTGGTGTCCCCGCACGGCGTCGAGCGGCTCAGCGGGGAGCCGCTGACCGAACTGCTGGTCACCACGGACATCGCCGGGCGCGTGGAACGCATCCTGCGTGAATTCGGTGCCCGGCTGGTTCCGCAGCAAAGCGGTGCTGCCACCGAATCGGGATCACGCCAAAACGTGCCCAGCCTGAACCTGGATATCCACTGTGACTGGCTGGACCAGCAGGCCGCCTCCGGCATGGCGGCCTACTACTGGGGCCTGCCGGGTACCGGTGAGGCACGCTCCCCCATCGGCCACCGGGCCGCCGTCCTGCTTTTGAAGGAACTGGGTGCCCGTACCGACTTGGACAATCTGGGCGTCCACGCGCGGACCTGGGACACCCTCAAGGTGCCCGGCGTACCGTCCGTGGGACTCGATCTGGGCTACCTCAGCAATGCGCACGACGCTGAGCGCCTCGCCGATCCGGTATTCCGCCAGACGGTTGCCGATTCAATCGTGATTGGTATCCAGCGCCTGTACCTCCTCGAGGAGGAGGACCAGCCCACGGGCACCCTGGCTTTGGACGATGTGCTGAAGTTCAACCCGACGGAAGAGCCGGCTACCAGACGGGTTTCCGGCCTCTAG
- the trxA gene encoding thioredoxin codes for MSSAKAVTDASFGTDVLAADKPVIVDFWAEWCGPCRMLSPILDDIAAQYSDKVDVVKVNVDENPAIAAQYGITSIPAVYVFQGGEVAATSIGAKPKQVLEQEFAAFLK; via the coding sequence ATGAGCAGTGCAAAAGCAGTAACCGATGCTTCTTTCGGTACCGATGTCCTGGCCGCGGACAAGCCCGTAATCGTGGACTTCTGGGCTGAATGGTGCGGCCCGTGCCGCATGCTGTCCCCCATCCTCGACGACATTGCCGCCCAGTACAGCGACAAGGTGGATGTAGTGAAGGTGAACGTGGATGAAAACCCCGCGATCGCCGCTCAGTACGGCATCACTTCCATCCCGGCGGTTTACGTGTTCCAGGGCGGTGAGGTTGCGGCGACTTCCATCGGCGCCAAGCCGAAGCAGGTCCTGGAGCAGGAATTCGCGGCCTTCCTGAAGTAA
- a CDS encoding ABC transporter substrate-binding protein — protein MPQSVDVGSVLGGRYKVTALVLASAEQDMVLDGVDQVLNRSVSILVAAPMNASQVSASAREIATGERHGNVQVLDLGVSDGRTYLVTNTASAADLLDLVIERDAPYVEPFFTDTLGSEIFGMPRSREPETVEEDRYVEHEEREPRKPLLSGAHKPKLPRFGRNAAAAGAGAGAAAAARDLQFGEAADAPAEAATGGANVPPAPTTRPKQSAAEARPAKVTKWEDDEPQAAPVPERNSRSASTFPKSALAAGSYDDDGYAYGDPDDDYEEDSAEEKPNRKSGRVLIGAVLSLVLVLAVVLAVSQLGKMGDMFGSDPEAGASTSPTQEAAQAAPSADAAAPAPAPEIAGITRLVPGNPQLDSANDGALPQIIDGNPSSYWSSYVYASDTFGGLAPSLALVVDLGADSAVNEVNITQLNGTGGSFSVMLNDTPDLEGATSVAQSGFTGPTTSIPVPKTDGQAASARYVIVNFTQLPRLNGVQAAYPWGLKIAEIGVS, from the coding sequence GTGCCACAGTCCGTAGACGTCGGTTCAGTACTGGGCGGACGTTACAAGGTGACAGCCCTTGTACTCGCTTCAGCTGAGCAGGACATGGTGCTCGATGGTGTGGACCAGGTCCTGAACCGTTCCGTCAGCATCCTCGTAGCCGCCCCCATGAATGCCAGCCAGGTCTCGGCAAGCGCCCGCGAAATCGCCACCGGTGAACGCCATGGCAATGTCCAGGTGCTGGATTTGGGCGTCAGTGACGGCCGCACGTACCTGGTCACGAATACCGCCAGCGCAGCGGATCTCCTGGATCTCGTGATTGAGCGGGATGCCCCCTACGTCGAGCCTTTCTTCACCGACACCCTGGGCTCGGAAATCTTCGGCATGCCCCGCTCCCGCGAACCGGAAACCGTCGAAGAAGACCGCTACGTCGAACATGAGGAGCGAGAGCCGCGCAAGCCGCTGCTCTCCGGGGCGCACAAGCCCAAGCTCCCCCGGTTCGGACGCAACGCTGCTGCTGCCGGAGCCGGGGCCGGGGCCGCTGCGGCCGCGCGGGATCTTCAGTTCGGCGAGGCCGCCGACGCTCCGGCCGAGGCCGCCACCGGCGGTGCCAACGTTCCCCCGGCTCCCACTACCCGCCCCAAGCAGTCGGCCGCCGAAGCCCGGCCCGCCAAGGTCACCAAGTGGGAAGATGACGAGCCCCAGGCTGCACCGGTTCCGGAACGGAACTCCCGCTCTGCGTCGACCTTCCCCAAGTCCGCACTGGCGGCAGGCAGCTACGACGATGACGGCTACGCGTACGGCGATCCGGACGACGACTACGAAGAGGACAGCGCCGAGGAGAAGCCGAACCGCAAGTCCGGCCGCGTGCTTATCGGGGCGGTCCTGAGCCTCGTGCTTGTCCTCGCAGTGGTGCTCGCAGTTTCCCAGCTGGGCAAAATGGGCGACATGTTCGGATCCGACCCGGAAGCCGGCGCATCCACCTCACCCACGCAGGAGGCTGCACAGGCCGCCCCGAGCGCGGACGCCGCCGCACCTGCACCGGCACCCGAGATCGCCGGCATCACGCGTCTGGTTCCAGGCAATCCGCAGCTTGATTCCGCCAACGACGGCGCCCTGCCGCAGATCATCGACGGCAACCCGTCCTCGTACTGGTCCAGCTATGTCTACGCCAGCGACACGTTCGGCGGGCTCGCTCCCAGCCTGGCCTTGGTGGTCGACCTGGGCGCCGATTCGGCGGTCAATGAGGTCAATATCACCCAGCTGAACGGCACGGGCGGCAGCTTCTCCGTAATGCTCAACGACACTCCGGACCTGGAGGGTGCGACGTCCGTTGCCCAGAGCGGCTTTACCGGTCCCACCACCAGCATTCCGGTGCCGAAGACGGACGGCCAGGCTGCCTCTGCCCGCTACGTGATCGTCAACTTCACGCAGCTGCCCCGCCTTAACGGGGTCCAGGCTGCATACCCGTGGGGACTCAAGATCGCCGAAATCGGCGTGTCCTGA
- the murJ gene encoding murein biosynthesis integral membrane protein MurJ: protein MASGTLVSRVLGLVRTALLAIAIGSTGLVTDIFSSANVLPNFIYLMVAGGVFNAVLVPQIIKASKRPDRGAEYVSRILTLCLLVLAGIALVATLAAPVILSTVLSLGPDQLTLATTFAYWLFPQIFFYGAYAVIGQILNANGRFGAYMWAPVVNNIIAIAGLLIFITFIGREETSSFSPENWTSQATLILAGSTTLGIVMQAVVLLVPLRRLGLGLRPSFGLRGVGLRETGKVAKWTIITMLVGNGAYLVYTAVATIASEARPEYQAMGREIAGQMNLETASMLYIIPHSVITLSLATVLFNQMSHAYAEKNYDGVRETLSQGLRAIGVATVFCSAVLIVLAGPISIWFSGGSNVSAALQAQVLVLLAITAPFLSATFLMNRAFYANEDAKTPLVMQLILSAFGIALALGAATLPADQIIFALAIAYSLGNVAAVVLSHIFLRRSLGDYGGARVFDVHVRLVVAALAAGAVGSAALALLGGYSADGFAWQSVPSATVVLVVCGALMAVAYYFMLRVLKVSELDAFLAPLLAKLRRTA from the coding sequence ATGGCATCGGGAACCCTGGTGTCCCGTGTCCTTGGACTGGTCCGCACCGCCCTGTTGGCAATCGCCATCGGCAGCACCGGACTGGTCACCGATATCTTCAGCTCAGCGAACGTGCTGCCGAACTTTATCTACCTGATGGTGGCCGGCGGTGTCTTCAACGCAGTGCTGGTCCCGCAGATCATCAAGGCGAGCAAGCGGCCGGACCGGGGCGCCGAGTACGTTTCCCGGATCCTCACCCTCTGCCTCCTCGTGCTGGCCGGCATAGCGCTCGTGGCCACGCTCGCGGCACCCGTGATCCTGTCCACGGTCTTGTCGCTGGGCCCGGACCAGCTGACACTGGCGACCACCTTTGCCTACTGGCTTTTCCCGCAGATTTTCTTCTACGGCGCCTACGCGGTGATCGGGCAGATCCTCAACGCCAACGGCAGGTTCGGTGCCTATATGTGGGCGCCCGTGGTCAACAACATCATCGCGATCGCCGGCCTGCTCATCTTCATTACGTTCATCGGCAGGGAGGAGACGTCGTCGTTCTCCCCGGAGAACTGGACTTCGCAGGCCACCCTCATCCTGGCCGGGAGCACCACCCTCGGCATTGTGATGCAGGCAGTGGTCCTGCTGGTCCCGCTGCGCCGCCTGGGCCTGGGGCTGCGGCCCTCGTTCGGGCTTCGCGGGGTGGGCCTGCGGGAAACCGGGAAGGTGGCCAAGTGGACCATCATCACCATGCTCGTGGGCAACGGCGCTTACCTGGTCTACACAGCCGTGGCCACGATCGCCTCGGAAGCCCGGCCCGAATACCAGGCCATGGGCCGTGAGATTGCCGGACAGATGAACCTGGAAACGGCGTCGATGCTGTACATCATTCCGCACTCGGTCATCACGTTGTCCCTCGCCACGGTGCTCTTCAACCAGATGTCCCACGCTTATGCGGAGAAAAACTACGACGGCGTCCGGGAAACCCTTTCGCAGGGGCTGCGGGCCATCGGGGTGGCCACTGTCTTTTGCTCTGCGGTGCTGATTGTCCTGGCCGGACCGATCAGCATCTGGTTCAGCGGCGGATCGAATGTTTCCGCCGCGCTGCAGGCCCAGGTGCTGGTGCTGCTGGCGATCACCGCACCCTTCCTCAGTGCCACCTTCCTGATGAACCGTGCCTTCTATGCCAACGAGGACGCGAAGACCCCGCTCGTTATGCAGCTGATTCTTTCGGCCTTCGGCATCGCGCTGGCTCTGGGGGCAGCCACCCTGCCGGCGGACCAGATCATCTTCGCCCTGGCAATTGCCTATTCCCTGGGCAACGTCGCGGCCGTCGTGCTCAGCCACATTTTCCTCCGCCGCAGCCTCGGCGATTACGGTGGAGCCCGGGTCTTCGACGTCCACGTCCGGCTGGTGGTTGCCGCTTTGGCGGCTGGCGCCGTCGGCTCGGCCGCCCTGGCCCTGCTGGGCGGGTACTCGGCCGATGGCTTTGCCTGGCAGTCGGTGCCTTCCGCCACAGTGGTCCTGGTGGTCTGCGGCGCCCTGATGGCCGTGGCGTACTACTTCATGCTGCGGGTTCTTAAGGTCTCCGAGCTGGACGCGTTCCTGGCACCGCTCCTTGCCAAACTCCGGCGGACTGCCTAA
- the trxB gene encoding thioredoxin-disulfide reductase: MSTANSVATDGAAAAGDVREVIIVGSGPSGYTAAVYAARANLKPLLIASSVTAGGELMNTTDVENFPGFPEGVMGPDLMANFEKQAARFGTEILFEDVTEVDLAGDIKTVTIGTGETFRARAVIISTGSAYRELGLPDEKRLSGRGVSWCATCDGFFFKGQDIAVIGGGDSALEEALFLTKFASSVTVVHRRDSLRASKIMQERALSHEKIRFAWDSEVAAIRGEDKVTGLVLRSTKDGSESELPVTGVFVAIGNDPRVDLVRGQLELTEEGTIAVLGRTSKTSLPGVFAAGDVIDPTYRQAITASGSGCVAAVDVEHYLADLGDSVSTAAEVPTPPSEAVSEHAAL, from the coding sequence GTGAGCACCGCAAACTCCGTTGCCACCGACGGCGCCGCTGCTGCCGGCGACGTCCGCGAGGTCATCATCGTCGGTTCCGGCCCTTCCGGATACACGGCGGCCGTTTACGCGGCACGTGCCAATCTGAAGCCGCTCCTGATTGCGAGCTCCGTCACCGCCGGTGGGGAGCTGATGAACACCACCGATGTGGAGAACTTCCCCGGCTTCCCCGAAGGCGTCATGGGGCCGGACCTGATGGCCAACTTCGAAAAGCAGGCCGCCCGTTTCGGCACCGAAATCCTTTTCGAGGACGTCACCGAGGTGGACCTCGCCGGCGACATCAAAACGGTGACCATCGGCACGGGCGAAACCTTCCGCGCCCGCGCAGTCATCATCTCCACCGGGTCCGCCTACCGTGAACTGGGACTGCCGGACGAGAAGCGCCTTTCCGGCCGCGGTGTCAGCTGGTGTGCAACCTGCGACGGCTTCTTCTTCAAGGGCCAGGACATCGCCGTCATCGGCGGTGGCGACTCCGCTCTGGAGGAAGCGCTGTTCCTGACCAAGTTCGCTTCCTCGGTAACCGTGGTGCACCGCCGCGACAGCCTGCGGGCCTCCAAGATCATGCAGGAGCGGGCCCTTTCCCACGAGAAGATCCGCTTCGCCTGGGATTCGGAAGTAGCCGCCATCCGCGGCGAGGACAAGGTCACCGGCCTGGTGCTGCGCAGCACCAAGGACGGCTCCGAATCCGAGCTTCCCGTCACGGGTGTGTTCGTGGCCATCGGCAACGACCCCCGGGTGGACCTGGTCCGCGGCCAGCTTGAACTCACCGAGGAGGGCACGATCGCCGTCCTCGGACGCACCTCCAAGACGTCCCTTCCGGGCGTCTTCGCGGCCGGCGACGTCATCGATCCGACTTACCGGCAGGCCATCACCGCCTCCGGCTCCGGCTGTGTGGCCGCCGTCGACGTCGAACACTACCTCGCCGATCTGGGCGATTCCGTCTCCACTGCGGCGGAGGTCCCCACCCCGCCGTCAGAGGCTGTTTCCGAACACGCAGCCCTCTAA